A window from Streptomyces sp. NBC_00271 encodes these proteins:
- a CDS encoding L,D-transpeptidase has product MNGRPISGASVGTRARGSKGILALLLGALLLAVTACGGGGDSDSGSGNGKDKSTGSSTKADTKVSQAVVTIAPKNGTNGVATSGALKVSAAKGKLTEVTVKDGKGNAVDGAITGGGATWTPSTHLASATKYKVHAVAKDADGREAAEESAFTTLTPKNTFVGMFTPEDGSKVGVGMPFSVRFTRGITHPDAVEKAIKIKTEPAVDVQGHWFGNDRLDFRPEQYWKAGTKVTVTLNLDGVEGRPGVYGKQAKTVSFTIGRSQVSTVDAKTHKMVVKRDGKVIKTISITTGKPGYETWNGQMVISEQLRVTRMNGETVGYGGEYDIKDVPDAQRLTDSGTFIHGNYWGGDAFGNYNASHGCVGLRDVRGGGDRSAPAAWFFDHSITGDVVIVKNSHDKTVAPDNGLNGWNMSWSAWTA; this is encoded by the coding sequence TTGAACGGGCGACCGATATCGGGGGCGTCGGTTGGAACGCGGGCACGGGGGAGCAAGGGGATCCTGGCGCTGCTGCTGGGCGCGCTGCTGCTCGCCGTGACCGCGTGCGGCGGGGGAGGGGACTCGGACTCCGGGTCCGGGAACGGCAAGGACAAGAGCACGGGCAGCTCCACCAAGGCCGACACCAAGGTCTCGCAGGCCGTGGTGACCATCGCCCCGAAGAACGGCACGAACGGCGTGGCCACCAGCGGGGCCCTCAAGGTCTCCGCGGCCAAGGGCAAGCTGACCGAGGTCACGGTCAAGGACGGCAAGGGCAACGCGGTCGACGGCGCGATAACCGGCGGGGGCGCCACCTGGACGCCCTCGACCCACCTCGCCTCCGCCACCAAGTACAAGGTCCACGCGGTGGCCAAGGACGCCGACGGCCGTGAGGCCGCCGAGGAGTCCGCCTTCACCACGCTGACCCCGAAGAACACCTTCGTCGGTATGTTCACGCCCGAGGACGGTTCCAAGGTCGGCGTCGGCATGCCCTTCTCGGTCCGCTTCACCCGGGGCATCACGCACCCGGACGCCGTCGAGAAGGCCATCAAGATCAAGACCGAGCCGGCCGTCGACGTCCAGGGCCACTGGTTCGGCAACGACCGCCTCGACTTCCGCCCCGAGCAGTACTGGAAGGCCGGTACGAAGGTCACCGTCACCCTCAACCTCGACGGTGTCGAGGGCCGGCCCGGGGTCTACGGCAAGCAGGCCAAGACCGTGTCCTTCACGATCGGCCGCAGCCAGGTCTCCACGGTCGACGCCAAGACCCACAAGATGGTCGTCAAGCGCGACGGCAAGGTCATCAAGACCATCTCGATCACCACGGGCAAGCCGGGCTACGAGACCTGGAACGGCCAGATGGTCATCAGCGAGCAGCTTCGGGTGACCCGTATGAACGGTGAGACGGTCGGCTACGGCGGCGAGTACGACATCAAGGACGTGCCCGACGCCCAGCGCCTGACCGACTCCGGCACCTTCATCCACGGCAACTACTGGGGCGGCGACGCCTTCGGCAACTACAACGCCAGCCATGGCTGCGTGGGCCTGCGCGACGTGCGCGGCGGCGGCGACCGCAGTGCCCCCGCCGCCTGGTTCTTCGACCACTCCATCACCGGTGACGTGGTGATCGTGAAGAACTCCCACGACAAGACGGTCGCCCCGGACAACGGCCTCAACGGCTGGAACATGTCCTGGTCGGCCTGGACCGCCTGA
- a CDS encoding enoyl-CoA hydratase/isomerase family protein: MTVHLEVAEGVGTLRLDRPPMNALDVATQNRLKELAEEATRREDVRAVVIYGGEKVFAAGADIKEMQAMDHAAMVVRSRGLQDSFSAVARIPKPVVAAVTGYALGGGCELALCADFRIAADNAKLGQPEILLGLIPGAGGTQRLSRLIGPSKAKDLIFTGRMVKADEALSLGLVDRVVPADEVYAQAHAWAAKLAQGPALALRAAKESVDAGLETDLETGLAIERNWFAGLFATEDRERGMRSFVEEGPGKAKFL, translated from the coding sequence ATGACTGTGCATCTCGAAGTGGCCGAAGGCGTCGGCACCCTCCGCCTGGACCGCCCGCCCATGAACGCGCTGGACGTCGCCACGCAGAACCGGCTCAAGGAGCTCGCCGAGGAGGCCACTCGCCGCGAGGACGTGCGCGCCGTGGTCATCTACGGCGGCGAGAAGGTGTTCGCGGCGGGCGCGGACATCAAGGAGATGCAGGCCATGGACCACGCGGCGATGGTCGTGCGGTCCCGTGGTCTGCAGGACTCCTTCAGCGCCGTGGCCCGCATCCCCAAGCCGGTCGTCGCCGCCGTCACCGGGTACGCGCTGGGCGGTGGCTGCGAGTTGGCACTCTGCGCGGACTTCCGTATCGCCGCGGACAACGCCAAGCTCGGCCAGCCGGAGATCCTGCTGGGCCTGATCCCGGGCGCCGGCGGCACCCAGCGCCTGTCCCGCCTGATCGGCCCCTCCAAGGCGAAGGACCTCATCTTCACGGGGCGGATGGTGAAGGCCGACGAGGCGCTGTCGCTCGGTCTGGTGGACCGGGTCGTCCCGGCCGACGAGGTGTACGCCCAGGCACACGCGTGGGCCGCGAAGCTGGCGCAGGGTCCCGCGCTCGCGCTGCGCGCCGCCAAGGAGTCCGTCGACGCGGGTCTGGAGACCGATCTCGAGACGGGGCTCGCGATTGAACGGAACTGGTTCGCGGGGCTGTTCGCGACCGAGGACCGCGAGCGCGGCATGCGCAGCTTCGTGGAGGAGGGGCCGGGGAAGGCGAAGTTCCTCTGA
- a CDS encoding ATP-binding protein produces MAGLEGIEQPRRHGSATAARWSPAVEDERALKALELFGNPTEGEVPLPSRPESAATARRLTQVIVLRHWGLSPKMTEDAVLLVSELVGNAVRHTGARVFGLRMRRRRGWIRVEVRDPSRGLPCLMPVQEMDLSGRGLFLVDKLSDRWGVDLLPRGKTTWFEMRVADR; encoded by the coding sequence ATGGCGGGGCTGGAGGGTATCGAACAGCCGCGGCGGCACGGGAGTGCGACCGCGGCGCGCTGGTCGCCTGCGGTCGAGGACGAGCGGGCGCTCAAGGCGCTCGAGTTGTTCGGCAATCCGACGGAGGGCGAGGTCCCGCTGCCGTCCCGCCCCGAGTCCGCCGCCACCGCCCGGCGGCTCACCCAGGTCATCGTCCTGCGGCACTGGGGACTCTCCCCGAAGATGACCGAGGACGCCGTGTTACTGGTGTCCGAACTCGTCGGCAATGCCGTACGGCACACGGGCGCCCGCGTCTTCGGACTTCGCATGCGCCGCCGCCGGGGCTGGATCCGCGTCGAGGTCCGTGACCCCTCCCGCGGCCTTCCCTGTCTGATGCCGGTCCAGGAGATGGACCTGAGCGGTCGCGGTCTCTTTCTCGTCGACAAGCTCTCCGACCGCTGGGGAGTCGACCTCCTGCCCCGCGGCAAGACCACCTGGTTCGAGATGCGCGTCGCCGAC